From the Chaetodon auriga isolate fChaAug3 chromosome 17, fChaAug3.hap1, whole genome shotgun sequence genome, the window TTAAGCACCGGTTAAAGTGACACAAATATGTAGCGACGTCAACGCAGTGACACGAACTAAGTGTTAACTGACTGGCTGTACTTTGCTCATATTTATCAATATCCCAAAGTTCCTAAGTGTATTAATATCTTGTGTCATTCATAAACGCACGAACGCTTTTTGGTTTTCTGGACGGCGAGGCGGAACTTCACGTTTGTAGGTTTTCGACGTTAGCATAAATTCGCCGCAATGGCggagggagctgcagctgctgttggagcTGGACCCGAtgtaaacacagctggaaaCCCGACAGAAATCGCCATGGCGTATTTACAAGATGAGGTGACTTGATTTCCTCTGTTTGAATCGGTTGTTGTGGAAAAACTAAAATATTGAGCAGCTTTTGCGCCTTATTATTCCGACATCCAGCCAGCATTCATAACGAGGCATTATCACTGAACGTCAGATTCAGCTGACTGAAGTGTATCTTGCAAGGTGAACAGCTATTATTTGAATCAAAATTTTATGATAGTAAACAGGATCCTGCAAAATTGTGTATTTTGACAAGGTGTATTGATTTTGCTTGAAGCTAATGTAGCAGTTAGCATCCTGTCAAAACACGAAAGCTCAATGATTTCCTGAACGCATCATGTGGCAACGAAGCGTAACGTCACTGAGCTGAAACGATTAATTAGCGAATTAATCGACTGTCACAAAATTAGTGGACAGCAATTTTATCAATTAATCATCAAGTCATTCACCAAGAAAATATGTCAGACATTGTCTTATCTTAAAATCgggcaaaacaagacatttgaagacgtcacctggACATTTTTCCttatttactgacattttatagTCTAAACGTTTACTTGATTAATCGCTccatcatgacatcatcattggTTGCAACCTGGAACATCCTTTACGCACGTTTGCTAACGATAGACCCACCATttaagacaaactgacacaacTATGTGCCTGTTTTTTTCTAGAAGACTGACGGAGACATCACGAACCTGAACCTGGGAGAACTGGACCTCACCACTGATGAGTTCATCTTGGATGAAGTGGACAGTAAGGCAGCATTAATCAATAAAAGACTCACTTTGTGCTCAGAGAACACAGATGAATGGAGCTGCCTCGTTGGTCTGACACTATCTGTGCtaatgtttaaataataacTTTCAGGGTTTAAACAGATCGTCATCAGTGCAGAAAAATACAGCGAGGAGCACTTCAATGTTTTAGTTTCCACATGCAGACATTGACAGAAtatcacatttttaatgtatttacgacctgcagcagcaccgTTAAAACCTTATCCAGGTCTCATGAAAAAGCTTCTGCGTGGAGCAACAGGGTGAAAGAGAAGCTGCTGCCTGGTAAAGACCTTCTGTCGGACCTTTTCTTTGTCGTGaatgctgctcctctctgtctcctgcagtTCACATCCAGGCCAATCTGGAGGACGACCTCGTGAAGGAGGCGCTCAAAACGGTGAGAATACCGTGACGCTAATGTTCGAGCTGGCAGGTCGGAGGATTCAAAGGGACGTCTGAGAGGACGATGGAAGCTGGACATTATCTGTCATGgctgcctgttgctgctgctgtctttattATCCCGTTAACTGAAAACAGaataaatccagttttcagTGTCTGTATTAGAAACGTGTTGACGGAGGCGTTTCCTCCATCTGCTTTCAGGGCGTTGACCTCCGTCAGTACTCCAAACAGGTGGAGTCGGAGCTGCAGCGGATTGAACAGGCCTCCATCAAAGACTGTATCCTTCAGGTCAAAGTCATGAAGGTCACAGAGAATCACAGCAAcgtgctgctctgctttgactTATTTCCCCCCAGTTTGCTGAAGCGTCTTTGAATGCAGCACTGGAGAGCGCACATTGAACTCGTCCTCATGTGAAGTTGTGAgtcatttagatttttgtttgaTTGAAGTTTCTTAAATATTTTGGGAGGAGTTTGAAGTGAAACACAGatgatctgctgctggtttcctgACCGTTCACCTGTCAGACATCAAAGAGAGTCAGAACATCGCTCTCCTGCACAACCAGATCACCGCCTGTGACTCCATACTGGAGGTAAGACACGATCCCAGAATCCACTGCACGATGAGGTCAGCGAGAGTCAGATCTCCGGAGTACGGGACGGTCGATGTGACCAATCAGTGAACGTTTAGATGATCACGTCTTAGAACTAGATGCTCTGCGGCCACCTGCTCCTCTTTATCTCCGTCtgtcccctcctcctttcagcgGATGGAGGGCATGCTGAGCGGCTTCCAGAGCGACCTGTCCTCCATCAGCAGCGAGATCcagactctgcagcagcagtcggTCAGCATGAACGTCCGGCTGAAGAACAGGCAGGCGGTGCGCAGCCACCTCAGCCAGCTGGTGGACGAGCTGGTTGTGCCCGGAGCCATGATCTCGTAAGTGGGACGGGGAGAGCGGAGACAGGTAAATGTGCCGTAGAGCGTTTGTCTGACGCCGTCCCGTGTCGTCGCAGCACCATCCTGGACAGTCCCGTGACGGAGCAGGAGTTTCTGGAGCAGCTCCACGAGCTCAACAACAAGATCAACTTCGCCAAAGAGCTGAGCTTCAGAGAGACGCTGGCCTGCTCCGACATCCAGGACATCGTCGACCGCCTGAAACTCaaggtgagacacagacagacaggtagaaagATAAACTCGGGCTCGTCTCGATCAATCCTTTAATCATTTGGGCTGTAAAAccttgaaacagtgaaaaatgtctctTCCTCGCTGAAGCAGTGGAACACGAACCTGGTCGTGAATCTGGTTTAACGTCTGTGCTTCACTTCAGGCCGTGTCCAAGATCCGAGAGTTCATTCTCCAGAAGATCTACTCCTTCAGGAAGCCGATGACCAACTACCAGATCCCTCAGAACACGCTGCTGAAGTACAGGTGAGCTCCGCAGAGGGTCACGTGATTCAGGCTGCACAGGTGACTTCATGTCTTTACCTGTCAGActtattgattgattggtttTTCTTTGTTCGGTTCTTGTATGCTCATAATGTTGATGGTTACTTTTAACAGTCACATGGACGACATGTGACACATGGTTAAgacgagcgtgtgtgtgtgtgtgtgtgtttgtgtgtgtgtgtttgtgtgtgtgtgtgtgtgtgtgtgtgtgtgtgtgtgtgtgtgtgtgtgtgagagagctcCTCATATTCAAACTCgttcttctgtcctctgtttcGTCTCGCTGCAGATTTTTCTATCAGTTCCTTTTGGCCAATGAGAGAACGGTTGCCAAGGAGATCAGAGACGAGTACGTGGACACAATGAGCAAGATTTACTACAGTTACTTCAAGTCGTACAGCGGCAGGCTGCTCAAAGTGCAGGTCAGTGGACTCACACAGGAGACTTCTGCACATGtcgagtcctcctcctccacctcctccacctcctccacctcctcctcctcctcagtctgactgtatctctgtgtctccatgtgatctctgtctgtctgcagtatGAGGAGGTGGCGGACAAAGACGACCTGATGGGAGTGGAAGACACAGCCAAGAAAGATATCCTTCAGACGCTGAGGACgttttgaactgttttcatgTCCCGTGCAGCTCGTCTGAGCCGCcgtcaaacacaaaaagacgTTTCAGACGTGAAGCTCCTTGACTCCCCGCCGCAGGTTTCTTCTCCAAACCGTCTCTGAAGAGCAGGAACACCATCTTCACTCTGGGTCAGAGGGGGGCCATCCTGAGCCCCGCCGAGCTGGAGGGGCCGATCCTGGTTCCTCATAcggctcagagaggagacagcaggGTGAGACGCAACGCAAACACAGCGAGGCCGAGAAATCCacctcttcaccacctcaggGTTCAGAAACTGTAACCGCTCCTTAAATCATGAATCTAAGAAACAGAAACCTCTGGCAGCCGTGATGAAGACCACGTGAGCAGAATGTCACGGCTTCGTTTGTCACGTGACCGCTCGTCCTCCGGCGTGTTGCTCAGCGCTGACGTCTCGTGGACGTATTTctaatgtgaatgtttgtgttcttCTGCCTTAGTATCCCTATGAGACGCTGTTCCGCAGTCAGCACTACGCTCTGCTGGACAACGGCTGCAGAGAATACCTCTTCCTGTCCGACTTCTTCATGGTGACGGGAAACTCGGCCCTCGACCTCTTCAACAGCATCATGGGAAAAACCCTCAGCATGTTCCTGGTACCAACACAGCTTCTCTAGTCAGTGTTTTGATGGTGGCAGGTTTGGTCCCTGCAGGACAGTCCTCAGGTTACCTTCATGTAAAGGATGACTGGAGGCTGGAGTGTCCACAACGCTCGCCACAcgctgtgtttatgtgctttTGTCTTGTGTCTTTGACGCTCAGCCACATTGTCCTGTTTCCTCCGTCTCTGCAGAAGAGCATGTCCACGTATGTGTCCGACTGCTACGACAGCATCGCCGTCTTCCTGTGTATCCACATCATCCTCAGGTTCAGAGCCATCACCGCCAAGAGGAACATCCCAGCGCTGGACAAGTCAGTGTCCCACGCCCCGTCTCACTGAGTCAGCAGTTTATTAGCTGCATCCTGCAGAGACACGTTCTCAGAGGGACAGATTTCTTACCTGTGCTGTTTATCCACCTGTTAATTTGGTGTCAGTTGCTGAGTTCTGGCAGCTCTATCTTATGTAGATTAGCTTATAGCTAACGCTGCTGCTAGCTAACGTCGTGCGCCTCTCGGCCATGAGCCGACGCTTCTCCTGCGCAGTGATACGGTTGGTGGGTGTAGTTCTGTAGAGAGAAAGTAGTTCTGAC encodes:
- the vps52 gene encoding vacuolar protein sorting-associated protein 52 homolog; this translates as MAEGAAAAVGAGPDVNTAGNPTEIAMAYLQDEKTDGDITNLNLGELDLTTDEFILDEVDIHIQANLEDDLVKEALKTGVDLRQYSKQVESELQRIEQASIKDYIKESQNIALLHNQITACDSILERMEGMLSGFQSDLSSISSEIQTLQQQSVSMNVRLKNRQAVRSHLSQLVDELVVPGAMISTILDSPVTEQEFLEQLHELNNKINFAKELSFRETLACSDIQDIVDRLKLKAVSKIREFILQKIYSFRKPMTNYQIPQNTLLKYRFFYQFLLANERTVAKEIRDEYVDTMSKIYYSYFKSYSGRLLKVQYEEVADKDDLMGVEDTAKKGFFSKPSLKSRNTIFTLGQRGAILSPAELEGPILVPHTAQRGDSRYPYETLFRSQHYALLDNGCREYLFLSDFFMVTGNSALDLFNSIMGKTLSMFLKSMSTYVSDCYDSIAVFLCIHIILRFRAITAKRNIPALDKYWEAVLELLWPRFELILEMNIHSIRNTDPQKLGVLDTRPHYITRRYAEFSSAIVSINQTFPNERTNALLGQLQVEVENFVLKMAAEFPSRRDQLIFLINNYDMMLSVLMERAADDSKEVEGFQQLLLARTQEFIEEILSPPFGGMIAFVKEAEALMEKGQLDRLKNEEARITQLVRGFSSTWKQSVESMSQDVMRSFTNFKNGTSIIQGALTQLIQYYHGFHKILNQPTFRSLAVRSELINLHHLMVEVKKHKPNF